In Pseudobacter ginsenosidimutans, the following are encoded in one genomic region:
- a CDS encoding TetR/AcrR family transcriptional regulator, which translates to MKPKDEGKIDEIYTATLALVKEQGLAGITMSQIARKAGFATGTVYIYFANKDELIVKLFDKCINDYTRDHFAGYDPSAPFKVAFHTIWMNMLRYSIEHFHEMVFIEQCFHSPFISEATRKATKDRLLPWRELIERGKKEKLIKQVDASWIMLFVRGSVRDLVKHCAYHQLKITNEFRETMFEMCWDGIRD; encoded by the coding sequence GTGAAACCGAAAGATGAAGGAAAAATAGATGAGATCTATACGGCAACCCTGGCACTGGTGAAAGAACAGGGACTGGCCGGCATCACTATGAGTCAGATCGCCAGGAAAGCAGGCTTTGCAACCGGTACCGTGTACATCTATTTTGCCAATAAGGATGAACTGATCGTAAAATTGTTCGACAAATGCATCAATGATTACACCAGGGATCATTTTGCCGGCTACGACCCTTCCGCTCCTTTTAAAGTGGCCTTCCATACCATCTGGATGAATATGCTTCGCTACTCCATCGAGCATTTCCACGAAATGGTTTTCATTGAACAGTGTTTTCACTCACCTTTTATTTCCGAGGCAACCAGGAAAGCAACCAAAGACCGCTTACTTCCCTGGCGTGAACTGATAGAGCGCGGGAAAAAAGAAAAACTGATCAAACAGGTTGATGCATCCTGGATCATGCTTTTTGTAAGAGGTAGTGTGCGGGACCTGGTGAAACATTGCGCTTATCACCAGCTCAAGATCACCAATGAGTTCAGGGAAACCATGTTCGAAATGTGCTGGGATGGGATCAGGGACTGA
- a CDS encoding TolC family protein: MALCLGLAMICSLAVHAQNPMPLAMDKAIELSLQNSKQLKVNKAKIEAATGQLKHALDNRLPDAKISGAYMFLTSPNIDLKTGESNGGGSSAFPRPNQAMYGMASVNMPLYSGLKIRYGIESAKFLEKAAEADAGYSKEEVILNTINAYCNLYKSISAVKLVTENLGQSQQRDKDFQNLEKNGLLARNDLLKAQLQTANIELALVNAENNLKLAMVSLNLMMGLPDQTILQPDTTGFEQPLTAAGIETYVQQAFSNRKDIEALSLRKKAAGAEVNAVKGEYYPSIGLTGGYAAGYIPKLLTATNIMNIGVGLQYNLGSLWKAKSTIAIAKANEKEIEASQEMLNDHIKLSINKAYLNFLSAQKRIEVQGKSVINATENYRITKNKHDNNLVTTTELLDANVALLESQIALEEAKADIVMAYNSLLEQAGILLNNQSAK, translated from the coding sequence ATGGCGTTATGCTTAGGACTGGCAATGATTTGCTCCCTTGCCGTGCATGCCCAGAATCCAATGCCACTGGCCATGGACAAGGCCATCGAGCTGAGTTTACAGAACAGTAAGCAGCTGAAAGTGAACAAAGCGAAAATCGAAGCGGCAACCGGTCAACTGAAGCATGCATTGGATAATCGCCTGCCCGATGCAAAGATCAGCGGAGCTTATATGTTCCTGACATCGCCCAATATCGATCTCAAAACCGGCGAATCCAATGGCGGCGGCAGCAGCGCTTTCCCCAGGCCCAACCAGGCCATGTATGGTATGGCTTCCGTGAACATGCCATTGTATTCAGGACTGAAGATCCGCTATGGCATTGAATCTGCAAAGTTTCTGGAGAAAGCCGCAGAAGCAGATGCAGGCTACAGCAAAGAAGAAGTGATCCTCAATACCATCAACGCGTATTGTAATCTGTACAAGTCTATTTCCGCTGTGAAACTGGTAACGGAGAACCTGGGCCAGTCGCAGCAAAGAGACAAAGACTTTCAAAATCTCGAGAAGAACGGTTTGCTGGCGCGTAACGACCTGCTGAAAGCGCAGTTGCAAACAGCAAATATCGAGCTGGCGCTGGTAAATGCGGAGAACAATCTCAAGCTGGCCATGGTGAGCCTGAACCTGATGATGGGATTACCGGATCAGACCATCCTTCAACCTGATACTACCGGCTTTGAACAACCGCTTACAGCAGCCGGCATTGAAACTTACGTACAGCAGGCTTTCAGTAATCGTAAAGACATAGAAGCGCTCAGTCTTCGCAAAAAAGCAGCAGGTGCAGAAGTGAATGCCGTCAAAGGGGAATACTATCCCTCTATTGGTCTGACAGGCGGCTATGCTGCGGGGTATATTCCCAAACTCCTTACCGCCACCAATATCATGAATATTGGTGTGGGCCTCCAATACAACCTGGGTTCCTTGTGGAAGGCGAAATCCACCATTGCTATAGCGAAGGCCAATGAAAAGGAAATTGAAGCCAGCCAGGAAATGCTCAACGATCATATCAAATTATCGATCAACAAGGCTTACCTGAATTTCCTTTCTGCACAAAAACGGATCGAAGTGCAGGGGAAATCGGTGATCAATGCAACAGAGAATTATCGTATCACAAAAAACAAACACGACAATAACCTGGTCACCACAACGGAGTTGCTGGATGCGAATGTGGCCCTGCTGGAATCGCAGATCGCGCTGGAGGAAGCCAAAGCGGATATCGTTATGGCTTATAATTCACTGCTGGAGCAGGCTGGCATTCTACTCAACAATCAATCCGCGAAATAA
- a CDS encoding HlyD family secretion protein, which translates to MSTTSNEQGAVKKRNYTFPVILTLLIVGGAWFGISKYIHALHHEETDDAQVEANISPVIPRISGYVTEVRVKDNQMVKKGDTLLILDDRDMKLKLEQTIAALATSQSNLEAARATAGAAHANIATTQASVSTIDAQIETARVNVWRATEDFKRFENLIKDHSITQQQYEQALAGKQTAERQLQVLEQQKGQASHQVNAVSSQSNASASQIGIASAAIKEREVAVDDAKLNLSYTVVTASSDGKISKVNVREGQFVNAGAALFSIVQGEDVWVVANFKETQVGKIREGQKVIVAVDAFPDHEFEAKVGSFSPATGARFALLPPDNASGNFVKVVQRLPVRIEFTDTKDSLIHLLRAGLNADVDIHLDSN; encoded by the coding sequence ATGTCAACTACAAGTAATGAACAAGGCGCAGTCAAAAAGCGTAACTATACTTTTCCGGTCATCCTCACGCTGCTCATTGTGGGCGGCGCCTGGTTTGGCATCAGCAAATACATCCATGCCCTTCATCACGAAGAAACGGATGATGCGCAGGTGGAAGCCAATATCAGTCCGGTTATCCCGCGTATCTCAGGTTATGTAACAGAAGTGCGCGTGAAGGATAACCAAATGGTGAAGAAAGGGGATACGCTGCTGATCCTGGACGATCGCGACATGAAACTCAAGCTGGAACAGACAATTGCGGCGCTTGCCACTTCACAGTCGAACCTGGAAGCAGCCCGCGCTACTGCCGGCGCCGCACATGCGAACATTGCCACAACACAGGCTTCCGTTTCCACCATCGATGCGCAGATAGAAACTGCCAGGGTGAATGTATGGCGCGCTACAGAAGATTTCAAGCGCTTTGAAAACCTCATTAAGGACCATTCCATCACCCAACAGCAATATGAGCAGGCCCTGGCCGGCAAACAAACAGCTGAAAGACAATTACAGGTATTGGAACAGCAGAAAGGACAGGCTTCGCACCAGGTAAATGCAGTGAGCTCTCAAAGCAATGCTTCCGCTTCACAGATCGGTATTGCGTCTGCAGCCATCAAAGAAAGGGAAGTAGCAGTGGATGATGCAAAGCTCAATCTTTCCTACACCGTGGTTACTGCTTCTTCAGATGGCAAGATCTCCAAAGTGAATGTGCGTGAAGGACAATTTGTGAATGCCGGCGCTGCTTTGTTCAGCATCGTGCAGGGAGAAGATGTTTGGGTTGTAGCCAATTTCAAGGAGACCCAGGTGGGGAAGATCCGTGAAGGACAAAAAGTGATCGTTGCGGTAGACGCATTCCCTGATCATGAGTTTGAAGCGAAGGTAGGTTCTTTCTCACCCGCCACCGGTGCGCGTTTTGCGTTGCTGCCCCCTGACAATGCCAGCGGTAATTTCGTGAAAGTGGTGCAACGTCTTCCTGTTCGTATCGAGTTCACGGATACCAAAGATTCCCTTATTCATTTGCTGAGGGCGGGTCTGAACGCAGACGTGGATATTCATCTCGATTCCAATTAA
- a CDS encoding GNAT family N-acetyltransferase, which yields MTELIFRKAATADLDAIIALLADDILGASRENAEKQVYIDAFHAIDTDPNQFLAVAEENGRITGTLQLTFIPGLSRSGMKRGQIEAMRIASDRRGEGLGEAMFEWAIEKCRKEGCGLVQLTTDRKRPDAHRFYERLGFEASHIGYKLQL from the coding sequence ATGACTGAACTGATATTCCGGAAGGCTGCAACAGCAGACCTGGACGCTATTATAGCATTGCTTGCTGATGATATACTGGGCGCATCGAGGGAGAATGCGGAAAAACAGGTTTATATCGATGCCTTTCATGCCATCGATACAGACCCAAATCAATTTCTTGCCGTAGCTGAAGAAAATGGAAGGATAACCGGAACGCTGCAACTGACGTTCATTCCTGGTTTGTCGCGCAGCGGTATGAAACGCGGACAGATCGAAGCAATGCGTATTGCAAGTGACCGCCGCGGCGAAGGACTCGGGGAAGCCATGTTTGAATGGGCGATAGAAAAATGCAGGAAGGAAGGTTGCGGACTGGTGCAGCTCACAACAGACAGGAAGCGGCCTGATGCGCACCGCTTCTATGAAAGACTGGGCTTTGAAGCATCACATATCGGCTATAAGCTTCAGCTATAA